From the Primulina tabacum isolate GXHZ01 chromosome 15, ASM2559414v2, whole genome shotgun sequence genome, one window contains:
- the LOC142527404 gene encoding putative glycosyltransferase At5g03795, translated as MTIPILPSDFSTWNGEEIFEDVYHSEDVFRRNYDEMERKFKIYAYEDGDDEDPYDDTPRSIHWKYASESFFFKNIRESSFLTDDPHHAHLFFIPLSCYKIRQKVSSHKQMELIVKNYVEGLILKYPYWNRTLGSDHFFVSCHDFDLVATQGVHTLAKNSIRAVCSSSYRDEFIPHKDFAVPQTNQPFAQSAGGYDIQKRTILGYWEGKCNSDIRKKLVNIWREDEELDFQNQTTVPGLSAIYKFYRAKFCICPAGLHHTSARITKAIHYGCVPVILGDHFDLPFVDILEWRKFALLLKEADVYTLKDILKAKAGAEYRMLHKNLLKVQRHFEWNTPPIKLDAFHMVMYDLWLRRNVVK; from the exons ATGACCATTCCAATCTTGCCTTCAGATTTCTCGACA TGGAATGGTGAAGAGATTTTCGAAGATGTCTATCATTCGGAAGATGTTTTTAGGAGGAATTACGACGAAATGGAGAGGAAGTTCAAGATTTATGCATACGAAGATGGAGACGATGAGGATCCATATGATGATACACCAAGATCGATTCATTGGAAGTACGCAAGCGAAAGCTTTTTTTTCAAGAATATCAGAGAGAGCTCGTTTCTGACAGATGATCCTCATCATGCCCATTTGTTCTTCATCCCACTTTCTTGTTACAAAATTCGCCAAAAG GTATCCTCACACAAGCAAATGGAACTAATTGTTAAGAATTATGTTGAGGGCTTAATCCTCAAGTACCCATACTGGAACAGAACACTTGGCTCGGATCACTTCTTCGTGTCATGCCATGACTTCGACTTAGTAGCGACTCAAGGCGTTCATACGCTGGCCAAGAACTCCATCCGAGCTGTTTGTTCATCTAGTTATAGAGACGAATTTATCCCACACAAAGATTTTGCTGTTCCTCAAACAAATCAGCCATTTGCACAATCAGCCGGAGGATATGACATACAAAAGAG GACTATTCTTGGCTACTGGGAAGGCAAATGCAATTCGGATATAAGAAAGAAGCTGGTGAACATATGGAGGGAAGACGAAGAACTCGATTTTCAGAACCAAACAACAGTGCCTGGGCTAAGTGCGATTTACAAATTCTATAGGGCAAAATTCTGCATTTGTCCTGCTGGCTTACATCACACCAGCGCTCGAATCACTAAGGCGATTCATTATGGATGCGTTCCGG TAATCTTGGGAGATCACTTTGATTTGCCATTTGTCGACATTCTTGAATGGCGAAAGTTTGCTCTTCTTTTGAAAGAGGCAGATGTGTACACACTCAAGGACATTTTGAAGGCCAAAGCAGGTGCAGAATACAGAATGTTACACAAAAATCTACTCAAG GTGCAGAGACATTTCGAGTGGAATACGCCGCCAATAAAACTTGATGCATTCCATATGGTAATGTATGATCTATGGTTGAGGAGGAACGTCGTTAAGTGA
- the LOC142527006 gene encoding uncharacterized protein LOC142527006, producing MRRAEAENGGWGAGSVVALLCVVMLLIFLPLGMGPGPIQPPPFLILFVFPVLMAAIFMYLTFAAKE from the coding sequence ATGCGGCGGGCTGAGGCTGAAAACGGCGGCTGGGGTGCGGGTTCGGTGGTGGCGTTGCTGTGTGTAGTCATGCTTCTAATATTTTTGCCGCTGGGGATGGGACCCGGCCCGATTCAACCGCCGCCATTTTTGATACTCTTCGTTTTCCCAGTGCTGATGGCCGCCATTTTCATGTACCTGACTTTTGCGGCCAAAGAGTGa
- the LOC142527873 gene encoding uncharacterized protein LOC142527873, translated as MDGESLHQGNGNNVSAPQHTSGRSRSRGPDFFLITCRGFGVITALAACFCIAMNVISAVQSFRNGNDIFDGIFRCYAVIIAIIVVIAETEWEYFLRFSKVLQYWVGRGMLQIFVAVMTRAYPEHMRNHQELFLLQSIAAYLLLGCGVIYIIAGIFCLGMLKRSHKRSHMSRDQAIKDLEHLQRRREELEALLLEDQA; from the exons ATGGACGGAGAGAGTTTGCACCAGGGCAACGGCAATAATGTCTCTGCCCCGCAACATACGTCGGGCCGGTCCCGGTCAAGGGGGCCCGACTTTTTCTTGATTACGTGTCGGGGCTTCGGCGTCATTACTGCGCTGGCTGCTTGTTTCTGCATCGCTATGAACGTCATCTCCGCCGTTCAGTCCTTTAGGAACGGAAACGAT ATATTTGATGGGATTTTCCGGTGTTACGCGGTGATTATTGCTATAATTGTGGTTATTGCGGAGACAGAGTGGGAATACTTTCTAAGGTTCTCCAAG GTTCTTCAGTATTGGGTTGGCAGAGGAATGCTGCAGATCTT TGTTGCAGTAATGACCAGAGCGTATCCTGAGCATATGCGGAACCATCAAGAACTTTTTCTTCTCCAGAGCATAGCAGCCTACTTGCTCCTTGGATGTGGTGTTATTTATATTATAGCC GGGATCTTTTGCCTGGGTATGCTCAAACGCTCTCACAAAAGAAGCCATATGTCACGAGACCAAGCGATAAAGGATCTCGAG CACCTCCAGCGTCGTAGAGAAGAGCTTGAGGCATTATTACTTGAAGATCAAGCATGA